The following are encoded together in the Nitrospira sp. genome:
- the prmC gene encoding peptide chain release factor N(5)-glutamine methyltransferase, which produces MTAILEDPKTVGELVAWARRSLDAAGTENVAQEALWLLAAALEVQHHLLASRTEQPVSVEQLVRAKTLVSRRVAREPIQYILGTQEFCGLDFVVNASVLIPRPETELLVQVVLKEGGLVEGTTLVDVGTGSGCIAVTLATILDGVRILAVDCSADTLAVARSNAMQHGVGEKIEWLKGDLLDPLRDRNLIGAVDVIVSNPPYIAEGAWDQLQPEVQRFEPRVALLAGQKGTEFHERLFRTGKEFLAPDGMLVMEMGQGQLPLVQQAAGQVGGYTGLQTVKDEAGIERVMIARRAGSVSGHG; this is translated from the coding sequence ATGACAGCCATCCTGGAAGATCCAAAAACCGTCGGTGAACTTGTCGCGTGGGCGCGCCGGTCCCTAGATGCGGCTGGAACGGAAAATGTGGCTCAAGAAGCCTTGTGGCTGTTGGCCGCTGCTCTTGAGGTACAGCATCATCTATTGGCCAGCCGAACGGAGCAACCAGTGAGCGTTGAGCAGTTAGTGCGAGCGAAAACGCTGGTGTCGAGGCGTGTGGCGCGAGAGCCCATACAGTATATTTTGGGAACCCAGGAGTTTTGCGGACTCGACTTTGTCGTGAATGCCTCCGTCTTAATCCCTCGACCGGAAACTGAGCTGTTGGTTCAGGTGGTGCTCAAGGAGGGAGGGCTGGTAGAAGGTACGACGCTGGTCGATGTAGGAACCGGGTCCGGGTGCATTGCTGTGACACTTGCCACCATCCTCGATGGCGTCCGAATTCTCGCAGTAGACTGCTCTGCCGACACGTTGGCGGTTGCAAGAAGCAATGCCATGCAACATGGAGTGGGAGAAAAAATCGAATGGCTCAAGGGAGATCTCTTGGATCCTCTGCGTGATCGAAACCTGATCGGAGCAGTTGACGTCATTGTCTCGAATCCTCCGTATATCGCTGAAGGAGCATGGGATCAACTCCAACCCGAAGTACAAAGATTTGAACCGCGAGTAGCCTTGCTTGCCGGGCAGAAAGGGACTGAGTTCCATGAACGATTGTTCCGTACCGGCAAGGAGTTCTTGGCGCCTGATGGGATGCTGGTGATGGAAATGGGGCAAGGCCAGCTTCCGCTCGTGCAACAGGCAGCAGGTCAGGTCGGCGGCTACACAGGTCTGCAAACCGTTAAAGACGAGGCCGGTATCGAACGTGTCATGATCGCCCGGCGTGCAGGTTCGGTATCCGGCCATGGATGA
- the rho gene encoding transcription termination factor Rho: MHLAELKQKSIADLNDVARDLKIEGAANLRKQELIFAILQAQTEKNGSVYGEGVLETLPDGFGFLRAPDSNYLPGPDDIYISPSQIRRFNLRTGDIVSGQIRPPKESERYFALLKVEKVNYEDPEVARDKILFDNLTPLYPEERLNLEFDREEYCTRVMDLTTPIGKGQRGLIVAAPRTGKTMLLQAIARAILKNHQEVTLIVLLIDERPEEVTDWQRQVKAEVISSTFDEPAQRHAQVAEMVLEKAKRLVEHKKDVVILLDSITRLARAYNTIAPPSGKVLSGGLDSNALQRPKRFFGAARNIENGGSLTIMATALVDTGSRMDDVIFEEFKGTGNMEVHLDRRLADKRLFPAIDISQSGTRKEELLVDKDRLNKMWILRKVLSPLGTMEAMEFLMDKISGTKNNQEFLQSMNR; encoded by the coding sequence ATGCATCTCGCAGAATTGAAGCAGAAATCCATTGCCGACCTGAATGATGTGGCTCGGGATCTGAAAATAGAAGGTGCCGCCAATTTACGTAAGCAAGAGCTCATCTTTGCGATTCTCCAAGCCCAGACCGAAAAAAACGGATCGGTATATGGGGAGGGTGTCCTTGAAACTCTTCCTGATGGATTCGGCTTCCTCCGTGCGCCGGACTCCAATTATCTGCCGGGTCCTGACGACATCTACATCTCTCCCTCACAAATTCGGCGATTTAACCTTCGCACGGGCGACATCGTGTCTGGCCAAATACGGCCTCCCAAAGAAAGTGAACGGTATTTTGCGCTCCTCAAGGTCGAAAAAGTTAATTACGAAGATCCTGAGGTGGCGCGGGACAAGATTCTATTCGACAACCTTACGCCGTTGTATCCCGAAGAGCGGCTTAACCTGGAGTTTGATCGTGAGGAGTATTGCACCCGTGTGATGGATCTGACGACACCAATAGGTAAAGGTCAACGGGGGTTGATCGTAGCGGCTCCTCGTACCGGGAAAACGATGCTGTTACAGGCGATTGCTCGAGCCATCCTAAAAAATCATCAAGAGGTGACGCTGATCGTGTTGCTCATTGATGAACGTCCGGAAGAAGTCACTGACTGGCAGCGACAGGTGAAGGCGGAGGTGATCAGCTCTACCTTTGATGAACCGGCTCAACGGCATGCCCAAGTCGCTGAAATGGTACTTGAGAAAGCTAAGCGGCTCGTCGAACACAAGAAGGATGTCGTCATCCTGCTGGACAGCATCACTCGCTTGGCTCGTGCCTATAACACCATTGCACCACCAAGCGGGAAGGTGCTCTCAGGGGGGCTTGATTCCAACGCCTTGCAGCGGCCGAAACGATTCTTTGGCGCGGCTCGAAATATTGAAAATGGCGGAAGCTTGACCATTATGGCGACCGCGTTGGTAGATACCGGCAGTCGAATGGACGATGTGATTTTCGAAGAATTCAAGGGAACCGGAAACATGGAGGTTCACCTGGATCGGCGTCTTGCGGATAAGCGTCTCTTCCCGGCCATCGATATCAGCCAGTCCGGGACGAGAAAAGAAGAGTTGCTGGTGGATAAAGATCGGCTTAACAAAATGTGGATCCTCCGAAAGGTCCTCAGCCCCTTGGGCACCATGGAGGCGATGGAATTCCTTATGGACAAGATCAGCGGCACCAAGAATAATCAAGAGTTCCTGCAATCGATGAATCGGTAG
- a CDS encoding DUF2203 domain-containing protein, producing the protein MARDENETSPDRVFSLFEANQLIPQLQAHLSTVQTCKAILISTREEVGKASANALLGGGTAVGARYVKSLQDISTNLHTIHELGVVVKDIDLGLCDFPHIRNGRVVYLCWRLGESEVRWWHEVTSGYKDRCPIEEEHT; encoded by the coding sequence ATGGCACGCGACGAAAACGAAACCAGTCCGGACCGCGTCTTCTCCCTGTTCGAAGCGAACCAGCTGATCCCACAGCTGCAGGCTCACTTGTCGACTGTCCAGACATGTAAGGCCATACTGATAAGCACCCGAGAGGAAGTCGGCAAAGCTTCGGCAAATGCTCTACTAGGAGGTGGGACGGCAGTTGGTGCACGTTATGTGAAAAGCCTCCAAGACATCAGCACCAACCTTCACACGATCCATGAGCTAGGGGTTGTCGTGAAGGACATCGACCTTGGCCTGTGTGATTTCCCCCATATTCGTAACGGCCGCGTCGTGTATCTTTGCTGGAGACTGGGTGAGAGCGAGGTTCGCTGGTGGCACGAAGTCACGAGTGGCTACAAGGATCGTTGCCCGATCGAAGAAGAACACACTTAG
- a CDS encoding ferredoxin oxidoreductase translates to MSKEKIKISEDLFDIMPSDYQDLVKSSTYGKEDRGWKDIGTSKELIEQHSLCAGCPESMAFRYILASLPNPEDTVMVGSTGCTSLVFPMVAVHNIHSLFGNQNAIASGLKRALSVRFPDRTKDVVVLAGDGATVDIGLDMTLQAWFRQEKFTTICFDNELYANTGGQESGLMQKGFVAKMAPVGKLFEKVRLPEIARESGCHYVVNCTVSKPSLVEKVIRNAVHIAREIGPTYLQLYTPCILEIGKNSMEGLQEMRDSEKPTERFAYKEYVSEPAKQLLAELAAKDKERKAAAKQLAGQATA, encoded by the coding sequence ATGAGCAAAGAGAAAATAAAAATTTCTGAAGATCTTTTCGACATCATGCCGTCAGACTATCAAGACCTCGTCAAGAGCTCCACATATGGCAAAGAGGATCGAGGGTGGAAAGACATCGGAACATCGAAAGAGCTCATCGAGCAACACTCGCTGTGCGCTGGCTGTCCAGAGTCTATGGCCTTCCGATACATTCTCGCTTCCCTCCCGAATCCAGAAGATACTGTCATGGTCGGCTCAACTGGTTGTACAAGCTTGGTCTTCCCGATGGTCGCTGTTCATAATATCCACTCTCTTTTCGGCAACCAGAACGCCATCGCGTCCGGTCTGAAACGTGCTTTGAGTGTTCGATTCCCGGACCGGACAAAAGATGTCGTGGTCCTAGCCGGAGACGGCGCGACTGTGGATATCGGGCTTGACATGACCTTGCAGGCCTGGTTCCGTCAGGAAAAATTCACGACCATTTGTTTCGATAATGAACTCTACGCCAACACCGGTGGCCAGGAAAGCGGACTCATGCAGAAGGGCTTTGTCGCGAAGATGGCACCAGTCGGAAAGCTCTTCGAAAAAGTGCGGTTGCCTGAAATCGCCCGGGAGTCCGGCTGCCACTATGTTGTGAACTGCACGGTCAGCAAACCTTCGCTCGTCGAAAAAGTCATCCGTAACGCCGTGCATATTGCTCGTGAAATTGGGCCAACCTACCTACAGTTGTACACGCCCTGTATATTGGAGATCGGCAAGAACAGCATGGAAGGCTTACAAGAAATGCGCGATTCTGAAAAGCCGACCGAACGGTTCGCTTATAAGGAATACGTCAGCGAACCAGCCAAACAATTGCTTGCCGAGTTAGCGGCAAAGGACAAGGAACGAAAAGCCGCCGCCAAGCAGCTGGCGGGCCAAGCAACAGCGTAA
- a CDS encoding 2-oxoacid:acceptor oxidoreductase family protein, with product MIKRRLNIRMSGLGGQGAVTAAHVLAMAANRDGKFSISNPFFGAEKRMAPAESYCRIGIERIYDRGELVFPDVIQVFHPQVITMGKSYTMPFYSGVKEGGVVVINSAEPLLSDEDVERLKELNVAVFYIAGTELAIEVAGTELSTNMAMIGSVSGITKCVSMEALDGALQERFGKKFVASGGTASLDEAIKKKFAKKEMLLAKNLATVKAAYEIASEWADKNKVELRVGNPAVAA from the coding sequence ATGATAAAAAGACGATTGAATATCCGGATGTCCGGCTTAGGGGGACAGGGTGCGGTTACTGCCGCACACGTCTTAGCCATGGCTGCCAACCGGGACGGTAAGTTCTCTATTTCCAACCCATTCTTTGGTGCTGAGAAGCGTATGGCACCGGCCGAGAGTTACTGTCGGATCGGTATCGAGCGGATCTATGACCGCGGGGAATTAGTGTTTCCCGATGTCATTCAAGTCTTTCATCCCCAGGTCATCACCATGGGGAAAAGTTACACCATGCCTTTTTATTCTGGAGTCAAGGAAGGCGGTGTCGTCGTTATCAACTCTGCCGAACCGTTGTTGTCCGACGAGGATGTGGAGCGGCTCAAAGAGTTAAACGTGGCCGTATTCTACATCGCGGGCACCGAGTTAGCCATTGAAGTGGCTGGCACTGAGCTATCGACGAATATGGCGATGATCGGCTCCGTGTCGGGTATCACCAAGTGTGTCTCGATGGAAGCCCTTGATGGGGCGCTCCAGGAACGCTTTGGGAAAAAGTTTGTGGCTTCAGGAGGAACTGCTTCACTGGACGAGGCCATCAAGAAGAAATTTGCCAAGAAGGAAATGCTGTTGGCCAAGAACTTGGCCACCGTGAAAGCCGCGTACGAAATTGCCAGCGAATGGGCCGACAAGAACAAGGTTGAGCTGCGAGTCGGAAATCCAGCTGTCGCTGCTTAA
- the rpmE gene encoding 50S ribosomal protein L31, with protein MQKGIHPVYREATVHCACGNSFKTRTTIGNISVDICSKCHPFFTGTQKIVDTEGRVERFKKKYAKKGK; from the coding sequence ATGCAGAAGGGTATACATCCAGTCTATCGCGAAGCCACTGTTCATTGCGCGTGCGGGAATTCATTCAAGACTCGGACGACCATTGGCAATATCAGTGTGGATATCTGTTCGAAATGCCACCCATTCTTCACCGGAACGCAGAAAATAGTCGACACAGAGGGGCGGGTCGAACGGTTTAAGAAGAAGTACGCGAAGAAGGGCAAGTAG
- a CDS encoding ferredoxin oxidoreductase has translation MADTRSVIGTQNKKGQTFTDTWKMMNEAPRTPSFFTGSEVIKEALRRASCDVMIAYPITPQSEAAALIGELFAEGYIGDYFRGESEFAVMSQCAGAAFGGARVFTTTAGPGTMRAMENFPMWSGARLPIQMIVTCRGINSPLSIQPDTLEIAYLLNTGMLVWHAETAQDFFDWILKGYMVSEEPDVHLPLALCCDGFFVTHTKDVVNLTPADMCLPPYDPYRSPVPCMDMECPPVRMMRDPFVMKSNYISYATHASWQQEIWAAVERSRKHSIHWLDGLIDTENTDADIMIVASGTAVSQGREAIRLLEEEGVRCGLVKVKTLRPWPEEEIREATKNAKHIFVPEFNVTGWLAKEIKATIPNHERVHAGPHVCGGMTMPPEIIVNEIKTTLGLHKSFVMAGRGS, from the coding sequence ATGGCAGATACACGGTCAGTCATCGGAACGCAGAACAAAAAGGGACAGACTTTTACTGATACCTGGAAAATGATGAATGAAGCCCCGCGCACTCCATCGTTTTTTACGGGGAGCGAGGTCATCAAGGAAGCGCTCCGGCGGGCGAGCTGTGATGTCATGATCGCCTATCCCATCACGCCCCAGAGCGAAGCTGCCGCTTTGATCGGCGAACTTTTTGCCGAAGGTTATATCGGCGACTACTTCCGAGGCGAAAGCGAATTCGCCGTCATGTCGCAATGTGCCGGTGCCGCGTTTGGAGGAGCCCGCGTATTCACGACGACGGCCGGACCGGGCACCATGCGTGCGATGGAAAACTTCCCGATGTGGTCCGGTGCACGGTTGCCGATCCAAATGATTGTCACCTGCCGTGGGATCAATTCACCCCTATCGATCCAGCCAGACACATTGGAAATTGCCTATTTGTTGAACACTGGCATGTTGGTGTGGCATGCAGAAACCGCACAGGACTTTTTCGACTGGATTCTTAAAGGCTACATGGTATCGGAGGAGCCTGATGTGCACCTCCCACTGGCCCTCTGCTGCGATGGATTTTTCGTCACGCATACAAAAGACGTCGTAAACCTGACACCGGCAGATATGTGTTTGCCGCCGTACGATCCGTATCGCTCGCCCGTTCCCTGCATGGACATGGAATGCCCACCGGTCCGCATGATGCGTGATCCCTTTGTGATGAAGAGCAACTACATCAGTTATGCGACGCACGCCAGCTGGCAACAAGAAATCTGGGCCGCGGTGGAACGTTCCCGAAAACATTCGATCCATTGGCTCGATGGCCTGATCGACACCGAAAATACCGATGCTGACATCATGATCGTGGCTTCCGGTACGGCCGTGTCTCAGGGGCGAGAAGCCATCCGCCTCCTGGAAGAAGAAGGCGTGCGGTGCGGCCTCGTAAAGGTGAAAACCCTTCGTCCTTGGCCGGAAGAAGAGATCCGGGAGGCCACGAAGAATGCTAAGCACATTTTTGTCCCAGAATTTAACGTAACCGGTTGGCTGGCCAAAGAAATCAAGGCCACCATTCCCAACCATGAGCGTGTACACGCTGGCCCGCATGTTTGCGGAGGCATGACCATGCCACCAGAGATCATTGTCAACGAGATCAAAACGACATTAGGACTCCACAAATCCTTTGTCATGGCTGGTCGTGGAAGCTGA
- the prfA gene encoding peptide chain release factor 1, which produces MTVPKVEGDRVEAVLLKKWESLTSRFHELTDQLMDPSVISQPNLLHKLSKERTDLEPAAKLFDQYGDYVKQLQETRQILADPSAGSELHKLAADEERELEQRQAEIEERVRDFLIPKDPRDEKSLVLEIRAGTGGDEAGLFAGELFRLYGKYAEKKGLKIDTVEASETGIGGYKNIVALIEGKGAFGHFRYEAGVHRVQRVPVTEASGRVHTSTVTVAVMPEVDEVDVHIDSKDLRIDTYCSSGAGGQSVNTTYSAVRITHLPTGVVVTCQDERSQLKNRTKAMRTLRARIVEAEREKQEAEIAQNRKSQVGSGERSEKIRTYNFPQNRVTDHRVGVTLHKLELVMEGDLDEIVQALKAQQQQAETAKV; this is translated from the coding sequence ATGACCGTTCCCAAGGTAGAGGGTGATCGCGTGGAAGCCGTGTTACTGAAAAAGTGGGAGAGTCTTACCTCAAGGTTTCATGAGCTGACCGATCAGCTCATGGATCCGTCCGTCATCAGTCAACCGAACTTGTTGCACAAGCTAAGTAAGGAGCGCACTGACCTGGAGCCGGCTGCCAAATTGTTTGACCAGTACGGTGACTATGTAAAACAGCTGCAAGAGACAAGGCAGATTCTCGCCGATCCTTCAGCCGGGAGCGAACTGCACAAGTTAGCGGCAGACGAAGAGCGCGAGTTGGAGCAGCGACAAGCGGAAATCGAGGAGCGCGTCAGAGATTTTTTGATCCCCAAAGACCCGCGAGACGAAAAAAGCCTGGTGCTCGAAATCCGAGCGGGGACGGGTGGGGATGAAGCGGGGCTGTTTGCCGGTGAGCTCTTTCGGTTGTACGGTAAGTATGCGGAAAAGAAAGGGCTTAAAATTGATACAGTGGAGGCGTCAGAAACCGGCATTGGGGGTTACAAAAACATCGTCGCATTAATTGAGGGCAAGGGAGCCTTCGGTCATTTTAGATACGAGGCGGGTGTACATCGAGTTCAGCGGGTTCCTGTTACGGAAGCAAGTGGTCGCGTTCATACTTCGACGGTTACGGTGGCGGTCATGCCGGAAGTCGACGAAGTAGATGTCCACATTGATTCAAAGGACTTACGGATCGACACCTATTGCTCGTCCGGCGCCGGCGGGCAGAGCGTGAACACCACTTATTCAGCCGTTCGCATCACGCACCTTCCGACCGGCGTGGTGGTGACCTGTCAGGATGAGCGGTCTCAGTTGAAGAACCGGACGAAAGCTATGCGGACATTGCGTGCCAGAATTGTGGAGGCTGAACGGGAAAAGCAAGAGGCAGAGATTGCTCAAAACAGGAAGTCCCAAGTGGGGAGCGGGGAGCGGAGCGAAAAAATTCGGACCTATAATTTTCCGCAAAACCGGGTGACGGATCACCGCGTCGGCGTGACCCTCCACAAGCTGGAATTAGTCATGGAAGGTGACCTGGATGAAATCGTCCAGGCTTTGAAAGCGCAACAGCAGCAGGCAGAAACAGCGAAGGTGTAG
- a CDS encoding carbon monoxide dehydrogenase codes for MSDYRVLPGPEHFLPPAAASMGIRLPNPGEAHINGVIASEEKAYEEAAKQFLMAKVPTIFPGPLVLWAWNEKAAKKAAAIRQLYNTLKECVQPGQSPMLIPMPDYRPKYPKIDPEVEINPNHPNLTIWHNKIDCCMFVGVHCHQANLSLKIIRGGTSCYTIAMCAQAGHEDAMLSFRDASVEKIMKLADWVRKLKGTVQPRLTSAKSGASN; via the coding sequence ATGAGTGATTATCGTGTGCTGCCAGGACCGGAACACTTTCTCCCACCAGCCGCCGCAAGCATGGGGATTCGATTGCCGAATCCTGGGGAAGCCCACATTAACGGCGTGATCGCTTCGGAAGAAAAGGCCTATGAAGAGGCGGCCAAGCAATTCCTGATGGCCAAAGTCCCGACCATCTTCCCTGGCCCCCTCGTCTTATGGGCTTGGAATGAGAAGGCCGCCAAGAAGGCCGCCGCAATTCGGCAGCTTTACAACACACTAAAGGAATGCGTTCAACCTGGACAAAGTCCCATGTTGATCCCGATGCCGGATTACCGGCCGAAGTATCCAAAGATTGACCCCGAAGTCGAAATCAATCCGAACCACCCGAATTTGACCATCTGGCATAACAAGATCGACTGTTGCATGTTCGTTGGTGTGCATTGCCACCAAGCAAACCTCTCGCTGAAAATCATTAGAGGGGGAACCTCCTGTTATACGATCGCAATGTGCGCCCAAGCTGGCCATGAAGACGCGATGCTCTCGTTTCGCGACGCATCCGTAGAAAAGATTATGAAATTGGCCGATTGGGTGAGAAAATTGAAAGGGACGGTCCAACCACGGCTGACATCAGCCAAGAGTGGAGCCTCGAACTAG
- a CDS encoding pyruvate ferredoxin oxidoreductase: protein MYNVAQVIDEKCTAKKGCRLCIMYCPEANCLDLNTSKMVAEVTIDRCKGCELCVIVCDAAKHFAISMQAVSATGQLMTKKGESAALGQAYQG, encoded by the coding sequence ATGTATAATGTTGCGCAAGTCATCGATGAAAAGTGTACCGCCAAGAAGGGATGCCGTCTCTGCATCATGTATTGCCCGGAGGCGAACTGCCTGGACTTGAATACTAGTAAGATGGTTGCGGAAGTCACGATTGATCGCTGCAAAGGTTGCGAGCTCTGTGTGATCGTCTGTGACGCAGCCAAACATTTTGCCATCAGCATGCAGGCCGTCAGTGCTACGGGACAACTGATGACCAAGAAGGGTGAGTCAGCTGCACTCGGTCAAGCC